In one window of Streptomyces roseofulvus DNA:
- a CDS encoding amino acid transporter has product MATTTDTRGSRLRAWMLEGLSDMGKGKPSRPKETAPNAGHTGQPWYRVMCLTGVDYFSTLGYQPGIAALAAGLLSPIATIVLVVVTLAGALPVYRRVAEESPHGEGSIAMLSRLLSFWKGKLFVLTLLGFAATDFLITITLSAADASTHLVENPHLESALHDQQVLITMVLIALLGAVFLKGFLEAIGVAVALVGIYLALNAVVVVKGLWQVLTEGHVVTDWTAALTQEHGNVLVMIGVALIVFPKLALGLSGFETGVAVMPHVKGHQGDTEAQPAGRIRDTKKLLTTAALIMSVFLICTSFITTVLIPHEEFESGGKANGRALAYLAHEYLGNAFGTVYDVSTILILWFAGASAMAGLLNLMPRYLPKYGMAPHWARAVRPMVIVFTLVAFLVTWIFDADVDAQGGAYATGVLVLICSAAIAVTIAARKAGQRGWTIGFGIISVVFLYTTVVNVIERPDGVKIGACFIAGIILISLLSRLGRAFELRVTHVELDDMAERFIRDIASRTPRFIANEPDNRDAEEYRAKKDQIRADNDLPGTEDFVFVEVTVTDPSEFEAGLTVRGEVLHDRFRVLTVESSSVPNALAALLLHARDMTGVRPHVYFEWTEGNPFANFLRFFLFGQGEIAPVTREILREAESDRDRRPRVHVG; this is encoded by the coding sequence ATGGCCACCACGACCGATACGCGCGGCAGCAGGCTGCGCGCGTGGATGCTGGAGGGCCTGTCCGACATGGGCAAGGGCAAACCCTCCCGCCCGAAGGAGACGGCCCCGAACGCCGGGCACACCGGGCAGCCCTGGTACCGGGTCATGTGCCTGACCGGTGTCGACTACTTCTCGACCCTCGGCTACCAGCCCGGCATCGCCGCCCTCGCGGCCGGCCTGCTCTCCCCCATCGCCACGATCGTCCTCGTGGTCGTCACCCTCGCGGGCGCGCTGCCGGTCTACCGGCGGGTGGCCGAGGAGAGCCCGCACGGCGAGGGCTCGATCGCGATGCTTTCGCGACTGCTGTCCTTCTGGAAGGGCAAGCTCTTCGTCCTCACGCTGCTGGGCTTCGCGGCGACCGACTTCCTCATCACCATCACCCTGTCGGCCGCCGACGCCTCCACCCACCTCGTGGAGAACCCGCACCTGGAGTCGGCCCTGCACGACCAACAGGTCCTCATCACGATGGTGCTGATCGCGCTGCTCGGCGCGGTCTTCCTGAAGGGGTTCCTGGAGGCCATCGGCGTCGCCGTCGCGCTGGTGGGGATCTATCTCGCGCTGAACGCGGTCGTCGTGGTCAAGGGCCTGTGGCAGGTGCTGACCGAGGGGCACGTCGTCACCGACTGGACCGCCGCCCTGACGCAGGAGCACGGCAACGTCCTCGTCATGATCGGCGTCGCGCTGATCGTCTTCCCCAAGCTCGCCCTCGGCCTGTCCGGATTCGAGACCGGCGTCGCCGTCATGCCTCACGTCAAGGGCCACCAGGGCGACACCGAGGCGCAGCCCGCCGGCCGGATCCGTGACACCAAGAAGCTCCTGACGACCGCCGCGCTCATCATGAGCGTCTTCCTCATCTGCACGAGTTTCATCACCACGGTGCTGATCCCGCACGAGGAGTTCGAGTCCGGCGGCAAAGCCAATGGCCGCGCGCTCGCCTACCTGGCCCACGAGTACCTGGGCAACGCCTTCGGCACCGTCTACGACGTCTCCACGATCCTCATCCTCTGGTTCGCGGGCGCCTCCGCCATGGCCGGCCTGCTCAACCTGATGCCGCGCTACCTGCCGAAGTACGGCATGGCCCCGCACTGGGCGCGAGCCGTGCGCCCCATGGTCATCGTCTTCACCCTCGTCGCCTTCCTCGTGACCTGGATCTTCGACGCCGACGTCGACGCCCAGGGCGGCGCCTACGCCACCGGCGTCCTGGTGCTCATCTGCTCGGCCGCCATCGCGGTGACCATCGCGGCCCGCAAGGCAGGGCAGCGCGGCTGGACGATCGGGTTCGGGATCATCTCCGTCGTCTTCCTGTACACGACGGTCGTCAATGTCATCGAGCGCCCGGACGGCGTGAAGATCGGCGCCTGCTTCATCGCCGGCATCATCCTGATCTCGCTGCTCTCCCGGCTCGGCCGCGCCTTCGAGCTCCGGGTCACCCACGTCGAGCTCGACGACATGGCCGAGCGGTTCATCCGCGACATCGCCAGCCGGACCCCGCGGTTCATCGCCAACGAGCCGGACAACCGCGACGCGGAGGAGTACCGGGCGAAGAAGGACCAGATCCGCGCCGACAACGACCTGCCCGGCACGGAGGACTTCGTCTTCGTCGAGGTGACGGTCACCGACCCGTCGGAGTTCGAGGCCGGCCTCACCGTCCGCGGCGAGGTGCTGCACGACCGCTTCCGGGTGCTCACCGTCGAGTCCTCTTCCGTCCCCAATGCTCTGGCGGCTCTCCTGCTCCACGCCCGGGACATGACCGGCGTCCGCCCGCACGTCTACTTCGAGTGGACCGAGGGCAACCCCTTCGCCAACTTCCTCCGCTTCTTCCTCTTCGGTCAGGGCGAGATCGCCCCGGTCACCCGCGAGATCCTGCGCGAGGCGGAGTCCGACCGGGACCGCCGCCCCCGCGTCCACGTCGGCTGA
- the kdpF gene encoding K(+)-transporting ATPase subunit F has translation MSAENVIGLLVAAALLGYLVLALVKPERF, from the coding sequence GTGAGTGCCGAGAACGTGATCGGTCTGCTCGTCGCCGCCGCCCTGCTGGGATACCTCGTCCTCGCGCTGGTCAAGCCGGAGAGGTTCTGA
- a CDS encoding APC family permease — protein MTTVTAEKDAVPGAEEPPDTGARHKLTAVTGLAALSLDAMASVAYGPEAVVLVLATAGGHGLGFTLPVTLAIAGLLAVLVASYRQVIAAFPDGGGSYAVAKAHLGRRTSLVAAGSLVLDYVLNVAVAVTAGVAALTSAFPGLYGDRLMICLGVLVLVTAVNLRGIVDSARAFIVPTAVFVGAILVVIAVGLFRDAPASTAASDGHGSVLADNATTVGALLLLKAFASGCSALTGVEAIANAVPSFRPPAARRAMRAEVALGGLLGVMLIGLSVLISRFGLQPVEGVTVLAQLTDASLGHNGAFYVVQFATVVLLALSANTSFGGLPVLLKLLARDNYAPHVFGLKADRQVHRHGVVWLAIVSAALLVFSGGDTNTLVPLFAIGVFVGFTIAQAGMVLRWRATRQWGRALLNGLGAVLTGVSAVVVTATKFHDGAWLIVIALPALVLAFETVHRAYGRIGERLGVGRIPEPPHRERSLVLVPVSSLTRLTSEALTTAVSLGDEVRAVTVCHPDPEDLAATEALERDWDLWNPGVQLVRLSFEHRSLGRPLSAYVRAVRDAAPATRVTVLIPEAEPERLWQRLLQNQRGAVVAHALRRDTDAVICRLRFRLGNR, from the coding sequence ATGACCACCGTGACCGCCGAGAAGGACGCCGTACCCGGTGCCGAGGAACCGCCCGATACCGGCGCGCGGCACAAACTGACCGCCGTCACCGGGCTCGCGGCCCTGTCCCTGGACGCGATGGCGTCGGTGGCGTACGGGCCCGAGGCCGTCGTGCTGGTCCTCGCCACCGCCGGCGGGCACGGGCTGGGGTTCACGCTGCCGGTGACGCTCGCCATCGCGGGGCTGCTCGCCGTGCTGGTCGCCTCGTACCGTCAGGTCATCGCCGCGTTCCCGGACGGCGGCGGTTCCTACGCCGTGGCGAAGGCGCACCTGGGACGTCGTACGAGCCTCGTCGCGGCCGGTTCGCTGGTCCTCGACTACGTGTTGAACGTGGCCGTCGCGGTCACCGCCGGTGTGGCCGCGCTGACGTCCGCCTTCCCCGGCCTGTACGGCGACCGGCTGATGATCTGCCTCGGTGTCCTGGTGCTCGTCACGGCCGTGAACCTGCGGGGGATCGTCGACTCGGCCCGCGCCTTCATCGTCCCGACCGCCGTCTTCGTCGGCGCGATCCTCGTCGTGATCGCCGTCGGCCTGTTCCGCGACGCGCCGGCATCCACCGCGGCCTCCGACGGACACGGCTCCGTCCTCGCTGACAACGCCACCACCGTCGGCGCTCTGCTCCTTCTCAAAGCGTTCGCCTCCGGCTGCTCCGCGCTGACCGGTGTGGAGGCGATAGCCAACGCGGTGCCGTCCTTCCGGCCGCCGGCCGCCCGCCGGGCGATGCGCGCGGAGGTGGCACTGGGCGGGCTGCTGGGCGTGATGCTGATCGGGCTGTCGGTGCTGATCTCCCGTTTCGGGCTCCAGCCGGTGGAGGGCGTCACCGTCCTTGCCCAGCTCACCGACGCCTCCCTCGGCCACAACGGAGCCTTCTACGTCGTGCAGTTCGCGACCGTGGTGCTGCTGGCGCTCTCGGCCAACACCTCCTTCGGCGGGTTACCCGTCCTGCTGAAACTGCTGGCCCGGGACAACTACGCGCCGCACGTCTTCGGCCTGAAGGCGGACCGGCAGGTGCACCGGCACGGCGTGGTGTGGCTGGCGATCGTCTCGGCGGCACTGCTGGTCTTCTCCGGAGGCGACACCAACACCCTGGTGCCGCTCTTCGCGATCGGTGTCTTCGTCGGCTTCACGATCGCCCAGGCCGGCATGGTCCTGCGCTGGAGGGCCACCCGGCAGTGGGGCAGGGCCTTGCTCAACGGTCTCGGCGCCGTCCTGACCGGCGTCTCCGCCGTCGTCGTCACCGCCACGAAGTTCCACGACGGAGCCTGGCTGATCGTGATCGCCCTGCCCGCGCTCGTCCTCGCCTTCGAGACCGTCCATCGCGCGTACGGGCGGATCGGCGAGCGCCTCGGCGTGGGCAGGATCCCGGAGCCGCCGCACCGCGAGCGCTCCCTGGTCCTGGTCCCCGTCTCCTCGCTCACCCGGCTCACCAGCGAGGCCCTCACCACCGCCGTCTCCCTCGGCGACGAGGTCCGCGCCGTGACCGTCTGCCATCCCGACCCCGAGGACCTCGCGGCTACCGAGGCCCTGGAGCGTGACTGGGACCTGTGGAACCCGGGCGTCCAGCTCGTCCGGCTCTCCTTCGAACACCGCTCGCTCGGCCGGCCCCTCAGCGCCTACGTCCGCGCAGTGCGCGACGCCGCCCCCGCAACGCGTGTCACGGTCCTGATTCCCGAGGCCGAGCCCGAGCGGCTGTGGCAGCGACTGCTCCAGAACCAGCGCGGCGCGGTCGTCGCCCACGCCCTGCGCCGGGACACCGACGCCGTGATCTGCCGGCTCAGGTTCCGGCTCGGGAACCGCTAG